The sequence below is a genomic window from Alphaproteobacteria bacterium.
CCTGGGTGCTGGCGCCCCTGGCGGCGGCGTTGACGATCTTTCGGAGACGTGAGTTATGAAACCTGGAAAATTGATAGTCATGGCCCTGCTGGCTTTGGCTTTGTCGGCCTGCAAAGACGACAAATCGGCAGCACTGCCCTCCCCGCAAGAACCCGGCCCCGATGCTGTGGGAACCATCTGCCGCATGGACTTGGCCGAACATACCGGACCGAAAGGTCAGGTTTTTATCAAAAGCCAGGACAAGCCTTTGTGGTTTTCGTCGGTACGCGACACGTTCACTTGGTTGTTGATCGACGAGGGAACGGGGCGGCAATTCGCCGCCATCTATGTCAATGACATGGGCAGGTCGTCCAGTTGGGAAAAGCCCGATGCGGGCGCTTGGGTCGAAGCCAGGAAGGCGGTGTTCGTGGCGGGCAGCGACCGGGGTTCCGACATGGGCGGCGGCGAACTTGTTCCTTTCTCCACGCGCGCCAAGGCGCAGGAATTCGCGGGCAAGCATGGCGGCGCGGTGGTAGAATTCTTGGACATCACCAGCGAATTGCTGGCCCAGACGAGCGTTGCGCCGCCCGGACCTGCCGCCACGCATGCAAGCAGAGGACACCATGAATAAGCCAGCTCTGTCACGCAGGCGTTTCATCGCCATAACCGCCTGCGCCGCCGCCCTTCCCGGAGCGGCCAAGGCGTCGTCCGAGACCGGGCGCGTGCGCTGGCTGGGCAAGGCGCTGGGGGCCAGCGCCGAGATCGTGCTTGAACATCCCGATCAGGCCATGGCGCAGCAGGCGCTGGCCGACTCCCTTCTCGAGGTCGAGCGGCTGGAATCGATCCTAAGTTTGTATCGCCCAGAATCGGCGATTTCCAAACTGAATCGCGACGGCCATCTTGCGTCCCCTCCGGCAGATCTGCTGCGGGTGATGGGCGAAGCCGCGAGAATTTCAAAAATCTCACAGGGCGCGTTCGACATTACCGTTCAGCCTTTGTGGAAGCTGCATGCCGACAGCCTGCGCCGCATCGGGCGTCCGCCCTCCTTGGCGGAGATCGAAGTCGCCAGGGGGTTGGTGGATTGGCGCGCCGTGACGATTTCTCCCGAACGGATCGAATTCGCAAAGCCGGGCATGGCGGCAACCCTGAACGGCATCGGACAAGGCTACGCCACCGACCGCGTGTCCGAATTGCTGAAGCGCAAAGGGTTCGACCATGTGATGGTCGATTTGGGAGAACCGCGCGTGCTGGGGCCGCGCGCCGACGGATCGTCCTGGCCGGTCGCCATCCGCGATCCCATGCTGCGCGGCATCGCCCTGCATCGCCTGACCATTGCCGATGGCGCCATGGCCACCACCGAGGCGTTGGGATCGTCTTTTCCGGGATTTGGCCGCTATGGCCATCTGATCGAGCCAACCAGCGGCCAGCCCGCCCTGACCGTGCCCAGCGTGACGGTACTTGCCCCATCGGCCAGCTTGGCCGACGGATTGTCCACCGCCATCGCCGTGGCGGGCGCCGACAAGGCCGCCGCCATTCTCAAAGAGGCAGGCGTCGGCAAGGCCATCCTGGTCTCGCCCGACAGCAAGCTG
It includes:
- a CDS encoding nitrous oxide reductase accessory protein NosL encodes the protein MALLALALSACKDDKSAALPSPQEPGPDAVGTICRMDLAEHTGPKGQVFIKSQDKPLWFSSVRDTFTWLLIDEGTGRQFAAIYVNDMGRSSSWEKPDAGAWVEARKAVFVAGSDRGSDMGGGELVPFSTRAKAQEFAGKHGGAVVEFLDITSELLAQTSVAPPGPAATHASRGHHE
- a CDS encoding FAD:protein FMN transferase, whose protein sequence is MNKPALSRRRFIAITACAAALPGAAKASSETGRVRWLGKALGASAEIVLEHPDQAMAQQALADSLLEVERLESILSLYRPESAISKLNRDGHLASPPADLLRVMGEAARISKISQGAFDITVQPLWKLHADSLRRIGRPPSLAEIEVARGLVDWRAVTISPERIEFAKPGMAATLNGIGQGYATDRVSELLKRKGFDHVMVDLGEPRVLGPRADGSSWPVAIRDPMLRGIALHRLTIADGAMATTEALGSSFPGFGRYGHLIEPTSGQPALTVPSVTVLAPSASLADGLSTAIAVAGADKAAAILKEAGVGKAILVSPDSKLTFVG